One genomic window of Deinococcus multiflagellatus includes the following:
- a CDS encoding diguanylate cyclase, with protein MLNELLLNLALLMAGVLLLAQLERPGPPQPRLLPLSLLGASGLGLLLMYNTVPVGPGLLLDFRSVVVALAAQRYGILAGLAVALPLAVYRWLLGGAGLGPALLNLVLVAVLAGSNTGWLRRVPWSPDDDLRRQWWVPLRVFAVANLSVFAGFALAQRPLTDALLTYGALTLFSSAGLVVAHSILQGRLRAAQRTSHLEGLAYLDSLTGCANRRRFEEDFAHARPPAYLLMLDLDHFKQVNDSYGHEVGDQVLVIVGATLRRAVRANDGVYRLGGEEFAVVLCECCEDAAFAVAEHILRCVQLEVATRAQLHGESVTVSGGLTPLSGSRAEVLRAADEQLYRAKAAGRNCVAAATRVVRGLHPARAMTRTSAPRH; from the coding sequence ATGCTGAATGAACTGCTGTTGAATTTGGCGCTCTTGATGGCCGGCGTGCTGCTGCTGGCCCAGCTGGAACGCCCCGGACCCCCCCAGCCCCGCTTACTCCCTCTCAGTCTCCTGGGGGCCTCGGGGCTGGGGCTGCTGCTCATGTACAACACCGTGCCCGTGGGCCCTGGGCTGCTGCTGGACTTCCGCAGCGTGGTGGTCGCGCTGGCCGCGCAGCGCTACGGCATCCTGGCGGGACTGGCCGTGGCGCTGCCCCTGGCGGTCTACCGCTGGCTGCTGGGCGGCGCCGGCCTGGGCCCGGCCCTGCTGAATCTGGTGCTGGTGGCGGTGCTGGCGGGCAGCAACACGGGGTGGCTGCGCCGCGTGCCCTGGTCGCCCGACGACGACCTGCGGCGGCAGTGGTGGGTGCCGCTGCGCGTGTTCGCGGTGGCGAATCTGTCGGTCTTTGCCGGCTTCGCCCTGGCTCAGCGCCCGCTGACGGACGCCCTGCTGACCTACGGGGCGCTGACCCTCTTCAGCAGCGCCGGGCTGGTGGTGGCCCACAGCATTCTGCAGGGGCGCCTGCGCGCGGCCCAGCGCACCTCGCACCTCGAAGGCCTCGCGTACCTGGACAGTCTGACGGGCTGCGCCAACCGCCGCCGCTTTGAAGAGGACTTTGCCCACGCGCGCCCGCCCGCCTACCTGCTGATGCTGGACCTGGACCACTTCAAGCAGGTCAACGACTCGTACGGGCACGAGGTGGGCGATCAGGTGCTGGTGATCGTGGGGGCCACCCTGCGCCGGGCGGTGCGGGCCAATGACGGCGTGTACCGGCTGGGCGGCGAGGAATTCGCGGTGGTGCTGTGCGAGTGCTGCGAAGACGCCGCCTTCGCCGTGGCCGAGCACATCCTGCGCTGCGTGCAGCTGGAGGTCGCCACCCGCGCCCAGTTGCACGGCGAAAGCGTGACCGTCTCTGGCGGCCTGACCCCCCTGAGCGGCAGCCGGGCCGAGGTGCTGCGCGCCGCCGACGAGCAGCTGTACCGCGCCAAGGCCGCCGGGCGCAACTGCGTGGCCGCCGCCACGCGGGTGGTGCGCGGCCTGCACCCGGCGCGCGCCATGACCCGCACCAGCGCCCCCCGCCACTGA
- a CDS encoding DUF402 domain-containing protein, translating to MKRKVFDLRQWARVRRCTESVLRVPGHVIVDLAIHEVTAPKDVPFGDQTIRVVDQGYRWVRVHPTGSGEGVPGSALSAMLDEGGRLMQLYVDLHGGEGLTDSGLPWHDDLYLDVIANWVVDGRGHGQVTEAHIIDGEDLDDAVRAGLVDAAQAGATWAHAEQVRAELLAGTYPPLAVLRRYLEDPYT from the coding sequence ATGAAACGCAAGGTCTTCGATCTGCGGCAGTGGGCGCGCGTGCGGCGCTGTACCGAGAGCGTGCTGCGGGTGCCCGGCCACGTGATCGTGGATCTGGCGATTCATGAGGTGACGGCCCCCAAGGACGTGCCTTTCGGGGACCAGACCATCCGCGTGGTGGACCAAGGGTACCGCTGGGTGCGCGTTCACCCCACCGGCAGCGGCGAGGGCGTGCCCGGCAGCGCCCTGAGCGCCATGCTGGACGAGGGCGGGCGGCTCATGCAGCTGTACGTGGACCTCCACGGCGGCGAGGGGCTGACCGACTCGGGGCTGCCCTGGCATGACGACCTGTATCTGGACGTGATTGCCAACTGGGTGGTGGACGGGCGCGGCCACGGGCAGGTGACCGAAGCCCACATCATTGACGGTGAGGACCTGGACGACGCGGTGCGGGCGGGGCTGGTGGACGCCGCGCAGGCCGGAGCCACCTGGGCCCACGCCGAGCAGGTGCGCGCCGAATTGCTGGCCGGCACCTACCCGCCGCTGGCCGTGCTGCGGCGGTATCTGGAAGACCCGTACACCTGA
- the purN gene encoding phosphoribosylglycinamide formyltransferase gives MNLAFLASHGGSAARHLTEACRRGELQAAPVALVSNNSRSPALAWAQAAGLRTAHLSSAKYPDPAELDAAILDFLQDAGADTLVLSGYMREIGPRVLSHFAGRLLNIHPSLLPRHGGRGMYGDRVHESVLAAGDTESGATVHLVTAGIDEGPMLAQARVPVLPGDTLDTLKARVQAVEGDLMLRAVQALAAQAAVRATP, from the coding sequence ATGAACCTCGCCTTCCTCGCCTCGCACGGGGGCAGCGCGGCGCGGCACCTGACCGAAGCGTGCCGGCGCGGTGAGCTGCAGGCGGCGCCGGTGGCGCTGGTGAGCAACAACAGCCGCAGCCCGGCGCTGGCCTGGGCGCAGGCGGCGGGGCTGCGCACGGCGCACCTCAGCAGCGCGAAGTACCCCGACCCCGCCGAACTGGACGCCGCCATCCTGGACTTTTTGCAGGACGCGGGGGCGGACACGCTGGTGCTCAGCGGTTATATGCGCGAGATCGGGCCCCGGGTGCTCTCGCACTTTGCGGGGCGGCTGCTGAACATTCACCCCAGCCTGCTGCCGCGCCACGGCGGGCGGGGCATGTACGGCGACCGGGTGCATGAAAGCGTGCTGGCGGCCGGCGACACCGAAAGCGGCGCCACCGTGCATCTGGTCACCGCCGGCATTGACGAGGGCCCCATGCTGGCGCAGGCCCGGGTGCCCGTGCTGCCGGGCGACACCCTGGACACCCTGAAAGCCCGCGTGCAGGCGGTGGAAGGCGACCTGATGCTGCGCGCGGTGCAGGCGCTGGCGGCGCAGGCGGCCGTGCGGGCCACGCCATGA